From one Pararge aegeria chromosome 21, ilParAegt1.1, whole genome shotgun sequence genomic stretch:
- the LOC120633382 gene encoding lanC-like protein 3: MSKLLEKIFLFRILRNCISAATPYLNMVRFFPNPYEDYKKGASLVLDKNLIISQINEHTKNITKRLLPQRKNVDGGLYVGITGVSYMFYYLSKNPLLSSNKSSYIEKAVEYLTPAIETSAGDKTSFLLGDAGTHALAAVLKREIGDETFSDHLKTYKSLYGQYLNPKFLKCGGDEFFVGRAGYLAGALWASRELQAQIFTNEELYKICDVIIDSGREYSRKHGSSCPLMYHYYNTEYLGAAHGISFILQMLLSVPGYLQHNKSAANDIQCTVDFILSLQTEEGNWPCCMEEIGLPEHKLLHWCHGAPGTVYLMAKAYLVFKDEKFCNACIKAGEVIWNKGLLRKGPGICHGVAGNGYVFLVLFRLTGDEKYLYRANSFAAFMSTDEFLRDARLPDNPESLYEGTAGTVCFLADLLVPDNAAFPFQDVYY; this comes from the coding sequence ATGAGTAAACTGCttgaaaagatatttttatttcgaattttACGCAATTGTATATCCGCTGCAACACCGTACCTCAACATGGTTCGATTTTTTCCTAATCCGTACGAAGATTACAAAAAAGGAGCGAGCCTGGTTCTGGATAAGAATCTGATAATCTCGCAAATAAACGAGCACACTAAAAACATAACTAAGCGTCTACTGCCGCAGCGTAAAAATGTGGACGGTGGGCTTTACGTGGGTATAACCGGCGTTTcttatatgttttattatttgtcgaAAAACCCGTTGTTATCGTCGAATAAAAGCAGTTATATTGAGAAGGCAGTAGAATACTTAACCCCAGCTATAGAGACATCGGCGGGCGACAAAACGTCTTTCCTTCTCGGAGACGCCGGTACCCACGCACTGGCGGCGGTTTTAAAACGAGAAATAGGAGACGAGACATTCTCTGACCATTTGAAAACTTACAAATCGCTGTATGGTCAGTATTTAAATCCAAAATTTTTGAAATGCGGTGGTGATGAATTCTTCGTTGGTCGCGCTGGTTATTTAGCTGGAGCATTGTGGGCATCTCGCGAGTTACAAGCACAGATATTTACAAATGAagagctatataaaatatgcGATGTGATAATTGATTCAGGTCGTGAATATTCAAGAAAACATGGGAGCTCATGCCCTTTAATGTACCATTATTATAACACTGAGTATCTAGGCGCAGCTCATGGCATAAGTTTCATACTACAGATGTTATTATCTGTACCTGGATATTTGCAACATAATAAATCAGCTGCAAATGATATTCAATGTACTGTTGACTTTATTTTGTCACTGCAGACTGAGGAAGGCAACTGGCCTTGTTGTATGGAGGAGATAGGTTTGCCTGAACATAAACTTCTTCACTGGTGTCATGGTGCTCCGGGCACTGTGTACCTTATGGCGAAGGCATACTTAGTATTCAAAGATGAAAAGTTCTGTAATGCTTGTATCAAGGCTGGAGAAGTTATCTGGAATAAAGGACTGCTTCGTAAGGGTCCTGGAATATGTCACGGTGTTGCAGGCAATGGTTATGTATTTCTCGTTTTGTTCAGATTAACAGGAGATGAGAAATATCTTTATAGGGCTAACTCATTTGCTGCCTTTATGAGTACTGATGAGTTTCTGAGGGATGCCAGGCTTCCTGATAATCCAGAGAGTCTGTATGAAGGAACAGCTGGAACTGTATGCTTTTTAGCTGATCTTTTGGTACCGGATAATGCAGCATTTCCATTTCaagatgtatattattag
- the LOC120633531 gene encoding ionotropic receptor 75a-like translates to MWHVSAIYLIIGIFKLKNIENGIILYCNNNYNVVSNQKVLNYNNIKVSTLKLDMSFTHTGFSKIGVILDTSCEFWSTSLGFIDESYFGSSYIWLIRTDDLASTVATLSKFPIEINSDVILITRSGEKYMFELHEVYNKGFYTKGSFVVNHVGHWDSKLYLKKKKRYDLMGVVLKCVVVVVDPIINQTFEHYLEQTRPEDSIVDSLHKLKFFTLVKYLANIFNFSYELRRTNSWGYLRNGSFDGMVGSLQRREADIGGTPIFYRSDRAKFIDYITPTWQSRPCFILRHPKYPGGFSTIYTRPLTDIVWYCIIGILAAIGVTLGVMLKLKILREPGDDGDSSTSMAFIFIFSAVSQQGSTLDRGSLAMKIIIFMTFVFSLTLYQYYNATVVSTLLREPPKSIRNLKDLLNSNLKAGVEDVLYNTDYFKRTTDPVALELYHQKIATSRHYNFFTPEQGMSLVKAGGFAFHVDSVTAYRIMKRTFSEREICDAHEIQLYPPQTMAAALTKHSPYREHVAVGIRKIYEAGLMHRLKSIWDEPKPPCVHTPDTSIFNVTLREFSSALILLAFGIALAIVILMGEIAFYKYKEVPIEFRH, encoded by the exons ATGTGGCACGTTTCGgcaatttatttgattataggcattttcaaattgaaaaatatagaaaatggcaTTATTCTGTATTGCAACAATAATTACAATGTCGTATCAAATCAGAAAGTTTTAAACTATAACAATATCAAAGTATCGACTCTCAAATTGGATATGAGTTTTACGCATACTGGATTTAGTAAAATTGGAGTAATTTTAGACACATCGTGTGAATTTTGGAGTACAAGTTTGGGTTTTATTGACGAATCATATTTTGGGAGTTCATACATATGGTTGATTAGAACTGATGATCTCGCTTCCACAGTAGCCACTTTATCAAAGTTTCCAATAGAGATCAACTCTGACGTAATTCTTATCACTAGAAGCGGtgaaaaatatatgtttgaaTTGCACGAAGTTTATAACAAAGGGTTTTATACAAAAGGTTCTTTTGTGGTGAACCATGTAGGGCACTGGGATTCGAAATTGtatttgaagaagaagaaaaggtaTGACCTGATGGGTGTGGTTTTGAAATGCGTTGTTGTGGTGGTCGATCCTATCATAAACCAAACATTTGAACACTACTTAGAACAAACCAGACCGGAGGATTCGATAGTGGACTCACTGCATAAGCTGAAATTCTTTACGTTGGTGAAATATCTGGCGAACATATTCAATTTTAG CTATGAACTAAGAAGAACGAACTCGTGGGGTTACTTACGAAATGGCAGTTTTGATGGCATGGTGGGCTCCCTCCAGCGACGCGAAGCTGATATCGGCGGCACACCTATATTCTACAGATCGGACAGGGCCAAGTTTATAGATTATATTACCCCAACATGGCAATCTAG GCCATGTTTCATTCTACGCCATCCAAAGTACCCCGGTGGCTTCTCAACGATATACACTCGTCCGCTGACAGATATAGTGTGGTACTGCATCATAGGTATCCTGGCTGCGATTGGAGTTACGCTAGGTGTTATGCTAAAGCTCAAAATTTTGAGAGAACCTGGCGATGATGGGGACTCCTCGACCTCCAtggcgtttatttttatttttagtgcgGTTAGCCAGCAAG gttCTACGCTTGACAGAGGTTCGTTGGCAATGAAAATCATTATATTCATGACCTTTGTGTTCTCACTGACTTTATATCAGTATTACAACGCGACTGTCGTGTCCACTCTTCTGCGTGAACCACCAAAGAGCATCAGAAATCTCAAGGATCTATTGAACAGCAACCTAAAGGCCGGAGTGGAGGATGTGTTGTATAATACAGATTACTTCAAG cgCACAACAGATCCAGTGGCATTGGAACTGTACCACCAGAAGATAGCCACAAGTCGCCATTACAACTTCTTCACGCCGGAGCAAGGAATGTCGCTGGTCAAAGCCGGCGGATTCGCGTTCCACGTAGACAGCGTTACAGCTTACCGGATCATGAAGAGGACTTTCAGCGAGCGGGAGATATGTGACGCTCATGAGATACAGCTGTATCCTCCGCAAACCATGGCGGCAGCTTTGACGAAACACTCGCCTTACAGGGAACATGTTGCTGTTGG GATTCGCAAGATTTACGAAGCAGGATTGATGCATAGACTAAAGTCTATATGGGACGAGCCGAAACCACCATGCGTTCATACTCCCGACACCAGCATCTTCAACGTGACGCTGAGGGAGTTTTCAAGTGCTCTCATCCTACTGGCTTTTGGTATTGCACTAGCAATTGTTATTCTGATGGGAGAGATAGCCTTTTACAAGTACAAAGAAGTACCTATTGAATTCAGACATTAA